ACACCGTCGCACGCCCCGCAGCCCGGTGAGGTTACCACGGCGCCTGCTTCTACAAAAATTTCTATGGTACCGTCGTGTAAAGCTTCCAGATATACCCTGCGCGAAGCAGGAGTCACAACAACCCGGGTATTCGGGTGAATCTTTTCACCCTTCAGTATAGAAGCTGCAATATGGAGGTCTTCAAGACGTCCATTACAGGAAGTACCTATAAAAACCTCGTTGACCTTAACTCCCTTGAGTTGGCTTATTGGTTTAGTATTATCCACAAGATGCGGACAGGCAATTACAGGCTCAAGCTCCTCTGCGTTAATCTCTATTTTCCTTTCAAAATCAGCATCCTCATCAGACTTCAATTCCCGGAATTTTTCTTCCCTGCCCATTTCCCTCAGGAAATTCCTTGTCTCGCTATCTGGAGGGAATAAGCCCGCCTTCGCTCCCGCTTCCACAGCCATGTTGGCTATCGTGCTCCGCGCTGCCGTACTTAATCCCGCGATCGTGTCGCCTGTAAACTCAAGAGCTTTATAGGTGGCGCCGTTGCTTGTGATTTCGCCTATCAGATGAAGAATTATGTCCTTTGAAAAAACCCCTTTTGGAAGTTTGCCGTTCACCTCCACAAGATACGTCTCAGGCACCTTCATCCATGTCTTTCCGAGTGCTATTGCCGCCGCCACATCTGTACTTCCCATTCCCGTGGCAAATGCGCCTAAGGCGCCGCCGGTACAGGTATGCGAGTCAGCCCCGACTATAATATCGCCTGGGCAGGCGTATTTTTCCAAAACATTGTGATGGGATATGCCGTTTCCAACATCGGATAATAGTATGCCCGTTTTCCTTGCGAACTCCCTTAAAAACTCATGATCGTTGCTTAACTCCATCCTCGGGCTGGGAGAGGCATGGTCAAGGAAAAATATAGTCTTCTCCGGAGCGTAGGCTCTTTCCAGTCCCATCTCTATCATCCTGCGTACCGTGAGAGGACCAGTACCATCCTGCACATAACTCAAATCCACATCAACAACCACAACCTCCCCTGCTCGTACGTCTCTGCCGCAGTGCTCTGCGATTATCTTCTCTGAGAGGGTTTTCCCTGCCATGCTCTAACCTCTGGTTTAACATGAACTATAATCGCTCCAATTAAATAGCTTTTCGGTTTTGGTGTTAAATCTCGCATAAGTAACTTTGCGCTCTTTGAGTGCTTTGCGGTGCAGGATTTTTCACCGCAGAGGCGCAAAGTACGCAAAGGATTTGCTCAACACCAAACTTTTTTACAGTCCCGTTTCGGT
This genomic interval from Candidatus Methanoperedens sp. contains the following:
- a CDS encoding 3-isopropylmalate dehydratase large subunit, yielding MAGKTLSEKIIAEHCGRDVRAGEVVVVDVDLSYVQDGTGPLTVRRMIEMGLERAYAPEKTIFFLDHASPSPRMELSNDHEFLREFARKTGILLSDVGNGISHHNVLEKYACPGDIIVGADSHTCTGGALGAFATGMGSTDVAAAIALGKTWMKVPETYLVEVNGKLPKGVFSKDIILHLIGEITSNGATYKALEFTGDTIAGLSTAARSTIANMAVEAGAKAGLFPPDSETRNFLREMGREEKFRELKSDEDADFERKIEINAEELEPVIACPHLVDNTKPISQLKGVKVNEVFIGTSCNGRLEDLHIAASILKGEKIHPNTRVVVTPASRRVYLEALHDGTIEIFVEAGAVVTSPGCGACDGVHLGILGDGDVCLATQPRNFKGRMGSPNAFIYLGSPAVAAATALKGEIADPREVM